The proteins below come from a single Rhodococcus sp. WMMA185 genomic window:
- a CDS encoding DUF4007 family protein — MTLEQSAVPMFANHQTFHPRFGWIKKGYDSAVKNPNVFGLPEAPVELGVGKNMVEAIRFWATATRVITRKPHPERSRVFISLPTQFGRAFLDEEFGLDPYMEDPSTLWILHWQAISAETMLPIWRLAFNDFSAVEFTEDELMQYCVDEVAATTWQQPKESSIRKDVDCLLRMYTRRETRGRQTLDDVLDSPFRELQIIQPSPGSRNSYRFVRGEKRGLPAAAITYACLDYMSRDAGGSKTISIDRLAVDPGSPGLIMKLAPEDIVGAIDQSAREVSGIKIARPAGAQQLTVDSPPIEVAREVMFEHHKKRRSDLFGAENIVVAGPAARQAYPDDVPERAVKKAQAKKARKNSAKGTAA, encoded by the coding sequence ATGACCCTCGAACAATCCGCGGTACCGATGTTCGCGAACCATCAAACGTTCCATCCACGCTTTGGATGGATCAAGAAGGGTTACGACTCCGCAGTCAAGAACCCAAACGTCTTCGGGCTTCCGGAGGCACCAGTCGAACTTGGTGTCGGCAAGAATATGGTTGAAGCAATCCGGTTCTGGGCCACGGCGACCAGGGTTATCACTCGGAAGCCTCATCCAGAAAGATCGCGCGTATTTATCTCATTGCCGACACAATTCGGCCGGGCCTTCCTAGACGAAGAATTTGGGCTGGACCCATACATGGAAGATCCAAGCACGTTGTGGATTCTGCACTGGCAGGCCATATCGGCCGAAACCATGTTGCCTATATGGCGACTGGCATTCAACGACTTCAGTGCAGTCGAGTTCACTGAGGATGAGTTGATGCAGTATTGCGTCGACGAAGTTGCGGCCACAACATGGCAACAGCCCAAGGAATCAAGCATCCGGAAGGATGTGGACTGCCTTCTACGCATGTACACACGACGAGAGACGCGCGGGCGGCAAACCCTGGACGACGTACTGGATTCCCCATTCCGCGAATTGCAGATCATTCAGCCTTCTCCCGGCTCCAGAAACAGTTACCGATTCGTTCGCGGTGAGAAGCGGGGCCTGCCGGCGGCCGCGATCACATACGCATGTCTCGACTACATGAGTCGTGATGCTGGTGGAAGCAAGACCATCTCGATTGATCGACTTGCCGTCGATCCTGGTTCACCTGGTCTGATCATGAAGCTGGCTCCGGAAGACATTGTTGGCGCGATCGACCAATCGGCTCGGGAAGTGTCCGGGATCAAGATTGCCCGGCCAGCCGGAGCGCAACAGTTGACTGTCGACTCGCCTCCAATCGAGGTTGCTCGCGAGGTGATGTTTGAACATCACAAGAAGAGACGCTCGGATCTTTTTGGGGCCGAAAACATTGTAGTTGCGGGGCCGGCCGCAAGGCAGGCCTATCCCGACGATGTGCCGGAACGAGCAGTCAAGAAGGCGCAGGCAAAGAAGGCTCGCAAGAACTCCGCGAAGGGAACCGCAGCATGA